Part of the Prunus dulcis chromosome 8, ALMONDv2, whole genome shotgun sequence genome is shown below.
TTTCTCTTTATGAGTAAGGCTTGGACATGGAtaactatttatttttggctTTATAGGGATAGACATAAACATGTGTGTGATGGGTCTGCAAGGATGCCATATAACTCctagggattttttttttttttgattttttttttttttttggtgaaaaagGTTACTACGAGGTAAATAGTGTTCAGTTTGTAACACTTGCTTTGTTAAGGagcatgatatatatatatatgtatatttttatgcTGCTGGAATGATTGAACGAGCATGGAATGAGAACTTTGCTTGTCATGAACCTGAGTAATAAATTACATGATGCTccgaaaatatttttgtttactcatttttCTTGGCATGAGATAGCTTGCTTTGCTTGGCCTATAAAGTTTATATTGCTTGCATGCTAGTGTGGAGATTACTTGGCTTTAATGGCATGAACATTGCTTAGGAATATGACTTGCAACACAGTGAAATAGCTTTATGCTTCGCCCTTTTGTAGCATATTTATCGTATTGTCTGTTATCGTAGTATAATAGTTTCTAACATATTTTTCccattcaaaattattattgcTATTGGTGTTCTTGTTATGGAGCGAGGCGGGGAACCCATTCCCCAACAAAGGCGGGGATGGGGAATCCCCAATTTGAATAAATAGGGGGGTTGGGGATGAGTATGCATATCCCCGATTTGCCTCATCGTCTAGTGAAAAATGGTGTTGACTTGCAACCAATGGTCTTAGGTTCAAATCCCCATGGCACCTTAATAGTGTGTTTGCCTGGTCTTGAGTTTAATGAAACTTTCTTCACACTTATCTGACCACGCAAATTTAACTCATTTCCTTGTCAAATAGGTAAGATGTGCCGCTATAGTGGAGAACCCTTCCACGAAGAGACGGTAATACCTGGCTAACCCTAGAAAACTCCGTATCTCAGTAACACTGGTTGGTCGTAGCCAATTTACTACTGCTTCAATCTTTTGAGGATCAACATAAATGCCCTCTGCAGAGATCACGTGCCCCAAGAAGCTCACTCTGTCTAACCAAAGTTGACACTTGCTGAATTTGGCATAAAGTTGCCTTCTTCTCAGAGTCTTCAACACAACGTCTAAATGCTTCATATGTGCCTTCTGACTCTTAGAATACAGCAGAATGTCATCTATGAACACAATCACGAAGCGATCTAAGTAACGCCGAAACACTCTGTTCATGAGGTCCATAAATGCATCTGGCGCATTCGTTAACCCAAATGGCATCACCAGGAACTCATAGTGCCCATACCTCGTTCGAAACGTTGTTTTAAGCACATCCTCTTCTCTAACCCGTAACTGATGATATCCAGACCTCAggtcaattttagaaaatacCTTGGCACTCTTCAGCTGATCAAACAAATCATCAATGAGAGGCAATGGATATCTATTCCGCACTGTGATCTTGTTCAGTTGTCTGTAGTCAATGCATAACCTCATGGTGCCATCATTCTTCTTAACAAATAACATTGGAGCACCCCAAGGAGGAAAACTAGGTCGAATGAAACCCTTATCTACCAGCTCCTGTAACTGAGTCTTTAACTCCCTCAACTCTGCTGGTGCCATTCTGTACGGTGCCTGAGAAATAGGATTCATTCCTAGAGCATGCTCAATAATGAACTCGATCTCCCGATGAGGAGGTAATCCAAGAAGATCCTCGGGGAATACATCTGGAAATTCCGGTACGACTGGAATATTTTCCAATCTCAGCCCATTATCTATGGTATCAATTACATGTGCTATGTATCCTGAGCACCCTTTCCTGAGCAACCGTTTTGCCGTCATAGCTGAAATGAGGCAAGATGGAAGCACTCTACGTTCGCCATAAAAAGTTACTTCAGGTCGTCCGGGACTACGGAATACAACTTCTTTCCTGAAGTAATCTACTGAGGCACGATGTCTGGCCAACCAATCCATCCCTAAGATGACATCCAAGTCAACCATGCCGAAGGGGATTAAATCTGCCTCCAAACACACATTTCCCACTATCACTATACTATCGTGATACACGGTACCTACCCTAAAAATCTCTCCTGTAGGTACTGAGATCGCCAGTTCGTTCTGCAGAGCTGAAAGTCTTACAATGGCGTTGTGGGCAAAACTAGGTGTGACAAAAGAGTGCGTAGCCCCAGGGTCAATTAAAACTCTAGCATGAATGCCAAAGACCAGTAAAATACCTGTAATTACATCAGGTGATGCATGTGCTTCCTGCTGGGACATGTTATACACTCTGCCAGTGGCTCTGGAACGTCCACCACGTCCCCTTTACTGACTGCTGCCTACACTGGTCTGGGCTCCACCACTGGACGAAGCCTCCACAAACTGTGGTGTCTCCTGTGATCTACCCTGCATACCTGTCCCTGGAGTCGATGCAATTGTGGTCTCTCTATTCTGAAGGAACAACAGGCAATCTTTTCGAAAATGTCCAGACTGTCCATAGTAATAGCATCCAGTAGTGCCCTGCTGGCAAGGCCCAGAATGGTACCTACCACACCTGGCACATTGGGGGCGACTCCTCCTGCCAGATGCTGACAGCAACTGTCTTCCAGTACCTCTAACTGTACTACCCCCAAAGCAGTTTCCAGAACTGCTACTTTGGTTGGAACCTCCGCTGGAACTAAATCCAGGTCGGTAACCTCCATAGCTGCGACCACTAGATGATCCAGAACTGTAACTGCCTCTCTTAGATGATCCCTGACTAGGACCACCTATGTCAAACTGCTGCTTACGGAGTTCACCCCGTGGCCTGACCATCATCTGGCTACTTTCAATCAACGAGGCAGACATCACCACATCACCAAAATTAGTCAACCGCTGACTGATCACAATATCTCGGATGGAAGCCTTTAACCCCATCGTGAAAAGTTGACACTTCTTGATTTCATCCTCCACCAGTGGAAGACAATACTTTGACAGATCATGAAACTTTTTCTCGTACTCTAATACAGTCATTATCCCCTGTTCCAGCTGTAAAAACTCTTGCATCTTCACATTCTGGTAGGCTTGTGGGTAATACTGACTGTCAAATGCAGCTCTAAATACTTGCCACGTAATGGCTAAAGGATCCCGATATCTCCTCTTAATCGAGTCCACCAATGTCTGGCATTTCTGATCAAGAAGAAGGTGGCCAGAGTAACCCTGCTGTTCTGTGGAACAGCCATGACCTCCATGATCCGCTCCATCCTTTCTATCCATTTCTCAGCTACCGCTAGGTTACCATCACAATCAAAATCAGTGGCCCCAATCCTCTTAGCTTGATCAGCATATCCCAAGGAGGGATCTCTGGGCTGCCCAGTCCTGGCTAAAGCCTGAGTCAGCAACTCCAAAGTCTGCTGGAAGTTGGGATCTCCCTGCATAGTAGGCACAGCAGGTACGGCTCCTGACGAGCCTCCAACAACAGACTGCTCTACCGGTTCAGGTACCGGTGCAGGAACAGGAACTTCCTCCTGCCCGAACTAGGGATCCTGTCCCCTTTGTCGGGACGACTGTCTAGTCCCTCTACGGACACCACCACGCTTAGGGCCCATCTGTACTGTCACAAAAAACAGATTTTCAGGAAAACGAGGATGCACAAAGTGCAAAGTCTATAGGAAATGAAacctaatgctctgataccaagttgacaggacccgatccaaattccgttttggaatccgagccagaccctgtgcgtgtccgacacctggcgaatgtcgggcacaaatgacctatttgcccttctatacaaaacatgataaaataacaaggttgacttctaccgaaaaaccggcagagtttcccttgtaactggctcaataccaaatcatttacacctgccaaaataagtgtatatatatataaccaactgccagcatacatatatatacattccaacagttcaaGTCTCAGTCTAGGGCAAAACATCAGAGcaactactaagaatttacaaaggaatcaatccttttacaaaacaaaaatcctacatcaaaagaaaggcgcggaagatgggaaacggcccggtggtggattcctgtgcacgtctactgcctgggggcgcaaaacaacaaaaagggtgagtggacccaaaacaaagtttagaaaatagcatatgaacatactaaccccactgtaaaaacagttatacaaattaaattattctttttatttctgaattCAATGCACgtatataattatacatatatataagccaagcatactcatggtcaacaaacattaatttcttaaggcattgaaaacagtttaaaactatcacctaggtgtacccttatttccgtcaattccttatatccgtcaattccttgcatcaccatgggtgaCACGTACTCGCAGGTCTTAGTGACACGAGGTCAGTCCGAGCCGCAACTCGcaaggattcaggggaccgtagtccacctgatccgcattactcgctccacacgagttcgagtaccaaagaactcgtggggcaactgtcaagcatgctgactaaaccgaaggcaaccaatatgatccgaaggcaacatgtaatatctgggtacaaggtggtttaagaaaatataaagtttctgaagCAAGGCTGTTGAATAATTAACTTTCTGTAACCTTTAAAATTTTGCTACCATTTATCTGCTAATTAACGAGAATATCTTTTCCTATATTCTTTAAAGGAGATTTTACTCGGCAGCATGCAACATAAAATGTTTAACATAATAAAACAGCTTATAACTGAAACTGAactgcttaaattcatttataaaaacaaagagtccactcaATGATAGTCCGAGCTCACTGGACATCTTGAATGTCCCTCTTGCGGGTCAACAGgtgcccgggtgcctgattcaatgaccataatattctatGAATACCAtatagtattaaattaaaaatcctGACCCCCGGCCCCTAAAAGTACGTGCGTCAAGTTAAAGTTATCCCTATGcccataaaagctttccttccaGTTTAACagtatcttgggactcaaaaagcgttaaagtcccaaaaatcaatctgggaccccacgggtccatGACCTCACAATATGATCCGGAAGCCGCTAGAAGGTCCAATAtatctaggacacatgtcccgagggTATTGGTgtcgatcggacggtcggattgatcacgatcgtgtaatcgcataatttctaaaccctagccctagggttcgcgatttcggagtatccgggactccgattcacaatccgttgaatcctacacgattctaaaattatctagagtaacatatctgaaaaagattacgatccaacggctcaacagtattgaacgcacaatatggaaaatccgttcgaggctcaaactccaaattgagatccgcgaattcctacgcgctcgtgacaacctaaggatcgcatcaagacacagtgccactgcactaccctcgcccacgcgccggcagcgctgggtgtccaaagcgattatgcatcgccggaaaatctcaaaatcacggctccaaactcctaccctaggtataacaccatatttggaaccatttttgttcttggacctaccccaaaaactgaccggaagtggtcgaacacggaggccgaaaatcggccgaatttccaattcaaaaatccaatatctACACTGAGAACCGattaattcctacccaacaggcagctagaacagctcgagaggttcaaaatccatacctggctcgtccgatttggttgagaaataAGGGAGAACGACGGCCGTGAAATTTCGGTCACACCCGCTCGGTTTTCTGCAGTTTCCGGCGGCTGGAGTGGCTGACGGCGACGGAAACCAGGTGGGACGAGAAGAGGAGGAGATGACGGTTCGAACAAGACCGGtctcgtggccggtggtggTCTGTGGCGGCGACGGCATCACAAAACCGAATCGGGGGGGAAGGGAAGCTCGCgcgacgggagagagagaaagagagagagagagaggaaaactgaggaagaagagagagagggtttaaaatctgattttcaGATTACCATTTTTCCcctcataatattttaaccgtatttccttagttaaaactccgattcgagtccacttcgtgtctacgaactcgtttcatcatgctctacgcaacggtgtatgtcgaattgtcaaattccttttcggtcaaaaagtcaacttttcgttaataaattattccaagagcaaaattgtctttcctcataataaattactaattaaatatgaattttaggtttgggtcattacaatagatccctcaaataaaaaattatttgagggacatccttgttcacccgttttatatttgttcttgtgatggtagggtaaagttccccattaTCTCGAAAACCATggactggtcaacaagtcaactttattttgtatgcgagcgtgccactgctagcaatgaaaatcataaacag
Proteins encoded:
- the LOC117638348 gene encoding uncharacterized protein LOC117638348, whose translation is MDRKDGADHGGHGCSTEQQGYSGHLLLDQKCQTLVDSIKRRYRDPLAITWQVFRAAFDSQYYPQAYQNVKMQEFLQLEQGIMTVLEYEKKFHDLSKYCLPLVEDEIKKCQLFTMGLKASIRDIVISQRLTNFGDVVMSASLIESSQMMVRPRGELRKQQFDIGGPSQGSSKRGSYSSGSSSGRSYGGYRPGFSSSGGSNQSSSSGNCFGGSTVRGTGRQLLSASGRRSRPQCARCGRYHSGPCQQGTTGCYYYGQSGHFRKDCLLFLQNRETTIASTPGTGMQGRSQETPQFVEASSSGGAQTSVGSSQ